CATGTCCTCCTCGATAATATGTTTCGTGTTCTGGGGCACTGGGAGACATGGTATAGGTGCTGTGTTATACTAGACTCGGCCGTCCCAGAGGCACTCGAGGGCGGCAGAGGGCCGTTGGAGGATGCGGGCGACGTCGGGAGGGGGGTTGAGGCCCATGGCGGCGGCGCGCTCCCACCTCTGCAGCCGGCCGAGCCCGATGCAGGGCCCGTACCTCATGTCCATGTCGAACTGCCTCagcctctcctcttcttctccgtaGTCATCTGAACGAACCAACGAACGAGCGAgtaatctaatattttatttatatataatatataatatatcatcagGGTAGGTTTTCAAATTatagaggagaggagaggagaggagaggggttGGGGGAGGAGAGGGCTCTAACCCACCTACGAGATCCAAGGATCCGTGCGCGATGAGGGCCGGGGTCTGAGCCGGATCGGGAGCTCCGACGGACGCTCCGCCGGTGTGCTTGCCGCCCCATTCCTTCTTCTTGGAGTTGGAGGGGGCGGCTTTGTCTTTGGCCTTAGCCTTACCGCCGCCGCCCTTCTTCTTCGTCTGCCGGTAGAAACCCTTGATGTCCTTCGAtgccattttctctctctctctctctctctctctcccctctccctctctcctccgtTAGACGGACGGATTCGAATTTTAAAACACGCGATAGGGcttcctttttttaaaacatatcaTCATCGgtgcagggaaaaaaaaaaagatgaagaaaataACTTTCCACGTGGACGCTCACGATCTCGTTATCATCCAAGTCTTTCTTTGCTGCGATAGAAATAGGTTAGGGGAAAGAGTTTGGTTACTTTTCCCAGCCGTTTGATTTTGTTTGAGTGCATTTAAAACCGTCCGATCAAAACTAGATGTAttcaataaataattaataaatagtcataataataattgtttgtGTTTATTTCCTTGCTGCATTTTGATTTGTGCGGTCCAAGTATGATATGAAGTGCAAAAAGATCCAGTCCCAcggatagagagagaaaatctgTAGTGAGGATTGTGTGGGTTAGCTGCTGCTGCCCACAACACGCACGCACGCGCGCACGCACgcacaaaataaaaacaaaaataaaatttaaaaaaaaaaccaaggtTAAAAAAAGCGGGTGAGGAATtaaggaaagaaagaagataaaaagCATATGTATAAGTAAGAAGATAAAAAGCATAAAGAAGGCGCCATGATGTTGAGACAGGGAAGAGAGAATTTGCTGCGGAGCcatgtcgtcgtcgtcgtcctccctTGTTCCACCTCTTCTCGTCCTATGCCCCAGCAacgccgccacctcctcctcctcctcgcgtctccctcctctcctcccttcCTCCCCGACAACCCCAGCGGCGACGATACGAGAAGAATCCGACCATGCCAAGTCGCCGAAGCGGCCCACCGCGCTCCTCCGCGCCCGGCTGAGCCGGCTCTGCAAGGAGGGGCGCCTCGACCGCGCCCGCCGCCTCTTCGACTCGATCCTCCCCGGCGCCGCCGACCCCCCTCCGACCCTGCTCTGGAACACCCTCCTCATCGGCTACGTCTGCAACTCCCTCCCCGACGACGCCCTCCGCCTCTACGCCCTCATGAACATGAACAACTCCTTCccccgctccgcctccgcctccgcctccgcctccgacTCCGACCACTACACCTACTCCTCCGCCCTCAAGGCCTGCGCCCActcccgccgcctccgcctcggcAGGTCCATCCACTGCCACCTCATCCGCCGCTCTTCTGCCCCGCCCAAGAACCCCGTCCTCAACAACTCCCTCCTCAACATGTACGCCTGCGCCTCCGACCCCGAGCCCGCTCGCCCCGACGTCGTCCGCGCGCTGTTCGACAGAATGCCCCGCAGAAACGCGGTGTCTTGGAACACTGTCGTTGCGTGGTACGTCAGATCCTGCCGCCCGAACGACGCCCTGGCGCTGTTCAAGTGCATGATCGAGGCGGGTATTAGGCCTTCTACAGTCAGTTTCGTCAACGTATTCCCGGCAGTGGCCGCAGCAGATGGTGTGATTTGCCACGATGCACTCTATGGATTGCTCATTAAGCACGGAAAAGAATATGCAGATGACCTGTTTGTCGTGAGTTCTGCGATATGTATGTTCTCTGAGCTCGGGGACATAAAATCTGCTCGGCAGGTCTTCGATCGAGCTGACGATAAAAACACCGAGGTGTGGAACACAATGATAAACGGGCATGTTCAGAATGGGCAATATGTTGAAGCCATTGATCTCTTCCTCCAGATACTGGGATCCGAGGCGGTCAATGCGGATGGCGTGACTTTCTTGTCTTCCCTAATGGCAATCTCTCAGTTACAGGATGTCAAGCTGGGCCAGCAGGTCCATGCTTATTTGATAAAGGACAATCTGTCGGCGGTTCCGTTGATTGTCCGCAATGCGCTCATCATCATGTACTCGAGGTGCGGTCGTGTTCAATCTGCCTTTGATTTGTTTTGTCAAATGCCGAAGAGAGATATTGTATCTTGGAACACCATGATCACTTGTTTCGTGCAGAATGGTTTTGACTTGGAGGGCCTATTGCTTGTATACGAGATGCAAAAAAAGGGACTCATTGTTGATTCTGTCACTTCTACAGCCTTGCTTTCTGCCGCATCAAATCTGAGCAGTATCCGAATTGGAAAAGAGACACACGGGTATCTCCTCAGGCATGGAATACAGTTTGAAGGAATGGAAAGTTATCTCGTTGACATGTATGCAAAATCGGGCTGTGTTGAGACTGCACGACAGCTGTTTGATGGGAATTCCCCTCCCAACCGAGACCAAGTCACTTGGAATGCTATGATTGCTGGATATACACAAAGCGGACAGACTGAACAGGCTATCACAGTGTTCCGTGCAATGCTTGAAGAAGGCTGGGAACCAAATGCAGTGACTCTCTCACCACTGCTGTCTGCTTGTGATCCAGTTGGTGGAATACAAGCTGGTAAACAGATTCATGGGTTTGCAATTCGCCACTATCTGGATGATAATGTTTTTGTTGGTACAGCTCTCGTGGACATGTATTCCAAGTGTGGTGATATTTTCGCTGCGGAAAGAGTGTTTGAGGGAATGCCTGTAAAGAACACAGTCACTTACACGACAATGTTGTCCGCATTGGGTCAGCATGGGCTTGGTGCGAGAGCTTTGTCCCTCTTTCACACAATGGAAAAGTTGGGGACAAAGCCAGATGCTGTCACCTTCGTGGCAGTGATCTCAGCATGTAGTTACTCTGGGTTGGTCGATGATGGTCTTGCCGTATATTATTCGATGGAGAAATTTGGGATCGCGGCCACACCGGAGCATCACTGTTGTGTTGTGGACTTAATGGGCAGAGCTGGGAGAGTGGAGGAAGTATATGAGTTTGTTAACAGCTTGGGGGAGGATGGTAATTTCGTAGGAATCTGGGGATCGTTGCTTGCGGCATGTAAAGTGCATGGGAAGTTAGAGTTGGGAAAGCTGGTTTCAGAGAGGCTCTTTCAACTTGAGGAAGAATATGGGATTGCAGGCTACCATGTTCTTCATTCAAATTTACATGCTGTGGAGGGTAATTGGGACAATGTTGACAGGGTGAGgaaggagatgagagagaggggGTTGAGGAAGGTGCCTGGATCCAGCTGGATTTATGTTGATAATGCAGCACACAGATTTAATTCTAGGGACCAAAAGCACCCAGAAAATTTCCAAATATACTCGATGTTGCAAGAGCTAACATTAGAGATGAAATCTTCTGGTTTTAAGACCCTAGATCCTTGCATTTTGGATGGGGTTGCTGAGTTCTGAATATCGTAGTATCTTTCAAGGCTAAACTTTGGCAACTCCCAAGTATTGGCGGTCAGAAGGAGACACTTAAGTAGAAAAAGGTGATTGACAAATCCTTTCCTCCAGGTGTTAACATTGCTTGTTCTTTGAAGAAGAGGGCCCTAGAATGTTAATGCAGATGTCATCAGCTGCTAGCGAATAGAAGATCAGGCTGTGCGTTGTCACTGCAAGTATGAGCAGAAGCAGTTAAATAATCGTGCGTCATGTTTATTACAAAGCCAGTCATTTTAACATCGATTACCCTGTTTTATACGCTCTTGCAGCCTATTTCATTTGACTGGGAGACGTGAAAATGAAAGCAGaaaaaaggaccaaaaaaaaaaaaaagaggaggaggggagCCTTCGAATGTTGCTGTGTTGGCACTTGGCCATATACATGTACAGTAGAAATGTATAGATGCCTAAAAGTTGTTGGCTATGAAGATTGTTTCCTGGGACCACTGTTCAGATATGCCAAGACATCAAATTTGATCATTTGAATCAATGAGATGAACTGTATGCGGTTAACAAAATACCTGATTCattgctttgttttttttttaaatttctccaCCGAGTCTTATACTTTATTTGTTTAGATTGGTAGAAAAACTAGAATTTACATATAATCACCATGACTGCAAATTTAGGGCTCAAGTACAAGCAGATCCAGGCAGAAAACCCTGATTAATCAGGATTGAGGGCAATATTTGATTCTTGTTGCTATTTGTTATGGCTGCAGAGTTTTAGCTGAAAAAACATCTCTTTATCCTTTCTATGATGAACTACCAAGTTTCCAAAGCAGAACCGACTTTCCACAGAACTAAGCTGAGTACTATTGTCTAATCCGAATAGGGTAGTTGGAAGATTCCGATGGACTGTAGAACATACAGATCTTACTGTTGTTGGACTTGTTTGGCTTTATGTCTTATCTGTACAAGAACAAGATCAGTAGTTCTCTCAGTTCGATTTTTTCTGGTAAAAAATTGTACTTGTTTGCAGCGCATAAATCTTCTAGCTAATGCTTAATTAGGTTTTATTAGCTctaccaacttttcttattgttTAAACTTCTAACAGCTGGCAACGAGCTCGGACAGGAGACGGGGGAGTTAGGAACCAGCCCCAAACCTGGCCCACCCGCGCCCGTTGTCCCTAAAAGGCCTATTATTCTTTGATAGGCTCTCGTCGCCCACAACTGGGAAGAGGAAAAGATCAACCACAAAAATTCCGCAGAAAAGCGAGTAAACTAGAGGATAAAACTCGCAAACAACGAACACAGTTTACCTTGCTTTGTAAGGTCACAACAAAGCTACAGTACACGAACGAACACAAACAGCAGACACCGTTTTCTTAGCTCCAACAGACCATGGAAAAGTTTCATTAGAAAAGTTATCACTTGCTGTGCATGCACGGATGCACCAATCGTTGTGAAAGCAATTGTAGCTAACAGCTGGAGCTGTTAATAAGGCCACCCCCTTGTGAAAGCACAAGACGGAAACCTACAATCACCTCCCCTCTTAAGGCCTGAACTCGTACCTTCAACTCAATGGTCTACAATGACAAAGAGGAAAATACAGCAGACGAATTCGAGACTAAATATTAGGGCAGTGAGCATGATTATCCATGGAATAATATAAGTTTCTCTTCAACTATTCCTAATTTGCAGTGACCGCTAACTTCCTACCAGCACAAAAACAAACTTGGTATCCCAAAAGACTACAATCAGTCAATCTCTTTAGTATTTTAAAGGGcagagtaaaaaaaagaaaagaaaaagtagctGCCCTGTTGATCCAGAAAACCATCATTCTTTCAAATTTTCTGATGTTGGATCAGCCCATCTCTTCTGCCTCAATTTTTGTCAGCCTGTATGTCAGTGAGTAGTGACACAACCATGATCACCTGGTTGATTTCAGGGACCAGTCAAAATTTGGCTGAACCACTGCCAGCCCATTTGCAAGAATTTTCTGGTTTTTGTTCAGTATGTAAACATACTTGGAAGCTTGGGGCTGTGTCCTACTAGGCTACTATTCTGCACCAGTCCATCTATTCCGCTTAATTTCCGCTTAATTGGTGCTTGCACAAGTACTCAGTGAGTTAGATGAGCATATGTATTTTAGCATAGTCACCAAGATAGTCTCTTGACAGTGTGGCAAGCCATTATGCTTTGCCATCAGCTAATCCTAGTCGGCTATCACAATATTGCTTATATTCACAGTGGCAAGGACCTGTTCTCACCTGTAGAGAGAAAGCCATAAAACCTGTCAAAATATGAGCAAGGAACAAAACAGCAGATGCATTTTCTAACAAGTTTAATcttagaataatttaaatttcataaagaACATGAAAATTCAATAGTTGACTGCCTACTATAGTTCTTTCCAATATAGATGAGACCATAGTATAAGAGGTGACTGGTTTAGAATTGCCTTTTAAGTCCAAGCAATTGAACAAAACAGACGGTCCAAGGAGTGCCACCTTAATAGTTTTCATACAATAAACCAACCTGACCATGAATTCATCTATTTTCCTACTAGCTTGATGTACAAGAAACCTCAAACTATATGTGAAGAGATGAGCATGATCCTAACATTAACGTAGCTTGCCAACAAAAGAATACCAAACAAAGGGACTTCTGAACAAGCTTATATCGCATGGTACTCCATTGTTAACATTAAATCTGCTAAGACGTAATTTCCAATATAATCAGCAAAATGTTGACAAACCTTCCGGAAAGTGAACGAAACCCTCCTTGACCTCCTCCTTATTACATGATCACCAACCGTATCAATCTTGAAAGGAAAGATGCATACAGAATTACAGATTTCATATTAATATCAATTTCCTTGTAATTCTGTCACCAAACATGTTAACAGCTCACGAAATTGTGTACCTTATGATGTGGAATATAGTGATGCCAAGCATACCGCCCTTCTCCAGACATTAAAAGCATCGACCGAGGTGGAAGGAAAATGGCTTGCCTTGTGAATGTTGACCATTGACCACTGTTTTCTCCATCTATGCCATTAACCGTAGAAACCGGAAGATGCCAAGTGCCAGTAGGATATCTCCTAAATTCCATAATGCAGGGGCCAGCTAATGAAAGGCTGAAGATTAAGTCATCAAATGCAGAATGGGTATCTATATGCGGGGATAAGCCAACACCAGGAGGATATTCATTAACCTGTAAAGCATACGACAGGTTACAATCGTGAACAGTCTTTTTTAGCAGTCTAAATCTACAGGCACAAAATAAGGGCCTACATAGCTATTAAAGAGGATGAATATCACTTAGCCTAAGCACATGGTTGATTGGTTTCTCATGTGGTTTGAGTACTTGCAAGTCGGTACATAATCAGGTAAATGGTTTCAAAGCATATAGCAGCAAGAATGAGAAGCATTTAGTCCCACAACCTCTTCAGTATTAATCACTATTTAAATTCATCTGCAATTGTTTTCACCTAGCAACTAttgtctgattttttttttttttaatttaaaaaagtgCTCCACTAATTTGTAGAATCTCCAGCCATACAGATGAAGAGGAAAGACAAATGAGGGGGGAAAAAGCAAAGCACTGGAAATTATGTAAATATGCAGGATGCCACAAAGAGATACCTACGCAGGTGCTTGCATGCAATGCAAAAACCATCCATCAAATGTACACCAGCAGAAAAAGCACATGTACACATGCAAATCTCGACCAAATTAAGCTTATGTCATCATCCATCCTTGTCGAACAAGTCATGGCATTAtgtaagggaaaaaaaaagatcaggGCTGAAGGAACTATGGAAAGCAAGTAGGTGCCTTTTTAAATCAAAAGGAATGCTAATCTTTCATAATCTTGTCATTGTCCTTCCATTCTTCAACTAATGTAAGTCTCCAACTAAATAAGGTTGCTACAtgtattctatttttttcttttttcttttttttttcctccgccAACTTTATGTTTGGATATGTAAATTACTCAGCCATGGAACAAAAGTAGGAGTATTTGGAGACAGCCCTATTCTTCAACATTTTTGCATGGTGTGGCCTCTGTGGTTATTGAACATTGATGGAGTTGTCGGATTGACACATCTCACAGAGCTAATAAGAATATATTCACCCAAATCAATTGAGAATTGTCTTGGATTTTCACAACAAGGTAGTTCATCAACCACATGGTGTAAGGTCATTTGCCTCGCAGAATCAATCGTCATCATCCTTTTAAATAGGTCCTTAAGTTGGAGCTATTAGCGAATTTGCAGCGGGGTTTTGGTGCAAAAAAATTGTGTGAAGTTCCAAAAGTAGCAAAATCAAGCCAGTTTTGTGCCCTTTTACTGGTTGCACTAGCTTCCATGATCTCATCAATATTGTTAAACAATGCCAATCAATGCCAGTCCTTTGCTAGGCAAGGTTTGGTCCACATACTACCACCGCACAGCCTTTTCAAGCAAATACACATTTACATGTCAATATGGCTTTTCAGCTAAAAcaggaaaccaaaaaaaaaaaaagcaaacgtTTACGAGCACCTAAATACTGGAATGGAAGTGGCAAGCTGATAGACCACGGCATTATAAGAAACTGTCTGCTGAAAAATGAATCTGTTGAACAATTAGGTCCAAAATATACCGTCAATTGATCCATCAGTTTGCTTCTGTTTTCCTCAGGTCCAGGAAATGACATGATCTTATCAAGTATGGGAGAAACAAAAGGAGGAAGTTCACCCAAAAAGTGCTTTGAATCAACATTTCTTGTCTGCATAATGAAGTTGACGTTACCaaattagtaaattatgagAGTACAAGGCAATCTTCAAACCATAGTTATTATTGGAAAAATCATTTTTTAGAACATGACCAATTCAATGAACCAGTGCAGCAACAAAAGAGCCAGAATCAGGCAATTCATTTGTTACATTATACGATCATCTTAGATGAGCCAAAACACGCATTAATGAGGCCAGACCAATTAGGCGTTCAATAGTGACAATAAAAGGAAACAAACCCCAATGACAGGAAGATTGCCTAGTAGGTATTAGGGTAAGGCACAGTGTTTGGAACCAAAGGAGACCATAGACTGCTCATATAAATTCTACACTTAATATCATCACTGCATAGCACTGTTCCAATAAAAGCCTGTTGATTTTCCAAGCATTCCCACCTTTGAGGACAACAATACTGAAGTGGTTTCAGATAGCATCTAGAAGGGATTTGGGATTCCCTATTGCTCAAACCGTTCTTAACTTAATTCTTACTTTCCCTTCTTTTGTAAGTTAAATACGCTCCTTTAGTCCCTTAATTTAAAGAAACTAAGACCTTGCAAAGCATAGCATTGCTTCATAATAATAGATTTTACATgagatattaaaaaatagcactgTATTTTGACGTATGTTGGCGCAAATCACGGATGCCATGAAAGCATTAGGCTAATAATATGTGCTATTGGTCTTGCTAGCAGTTTTTCTAGCAAATCGattatataaatcaattagtaaATATAAAGATCTTTTTCATTAACTGAACTGCAAAATCCCAAACAATAAAGTAAACCGCACATTCTTCAGCATCAGGTACTTACAAGATAAACTTACGTCATAAAGAAATTCATAGCCATAATGCTGAACTCTTCTTTTTGATAGATTTTTCCAAGGCCTAATATCCACTTCTGAAAGGAGCTTCTAATGATGGAAAAGATACAAATTAGTTTTAGAAATACGAAAAGTCCGCAGATGATTGAATGCAAAAGGAATACAAAGTTTAGAAAAAATGGCATTCAACCGGCACATTTTGGCATCCAACCTTTTCTTCCTCAACAGTGATAAATTCGTGCACTAGGTGAATTCCAGGAACTGCCACTTCCGAGGAAAAGAAAGATACAGGAAGCGAATCATTATTTCGGACCTAACATTGAGAATTAACAGCATTGATCAAGGATATATTGTAATTAGCAAAATACGAATATATTTAATGACAAAACAAACAATTTCCATGATATAAAATACTCGTCTTTTATAAGCTGCGAATGTTTTCAACAAGTTAATTTTTAGCATATTGTTCAATTAACATGAATATGGAAGAGCAGTTTCCTCACTAGTCGAGGTCACATTTATACATACAAATATAGAAAACAATTTACCACATATTTCTGAATACGGATAAGCATAATACCCTGCTAGCTAGTCAATTTTTGCTGAATGACAATCAAAAACATGTGCATATTCTGTACTTGACTCTAAGGAAGCATTTGAAGATATAAAATGATGCGCCAATTAAATCAGCTCAAAACTCAAACCTTCTGTTGTTGTGGCACTGAATAGCGTAAATGCAAAGTTCGACCACCAAGATCCAAGCAAGAGAAGCCATTCAGTGATTTAAATGCTGCTTGAGCAGCAGTCATTTCAGAAAAGCAAACAATCACACGAGTGCCAGTATCATCAGCGGCATGGACTCCTATGACGTTCCCATAGGTGCTGAAAACTGATTTGATTTTGTCAAATGATAGTCCCACAGCTGGCCCACAATTAGCAACGTACAAGTTCGGGCTTGATTCATTACTCAACCCTCTGGAACGGGTGAATCCACTCCCGGCCATACCCCTATAAATGGTATGTGGTTTTATGCTATTCACACCTAGATAGAAATATGACGATATTGTTAGAATGCTAGTTGTCACATGAAAATATGCCATGCTCTAAGGAAACACAACAAATAATACTTGATGAAATCACGCAGAAAATGTCCAAGAATATTGATTTGACAGCAACAGACTCAGTAATCCAGGTTTTGCCTATTTAAATTTCTTATTGTCTTGATTCTATAATCATCAGAATAAGATTGGACAGTTTGGGAGACAAATGGAATTACCACCTGCCCACAAGTTTTGTCAGAATATAGACATCCATATGGTAAAAGCCCTAAAATGATATTCGAATGCAAGGGAAGCGATTGTTGGTTGCTCAGCATAATC
This genomic window from Ananas comosus cultivar F153 linkage group 3, ASM154086v1, whole genome shotgun sequence contains:
- the LOC109707488 gene encoding DNA polymerase delta subunit 4-like, with protein sequence MASKDIKGFYRQTKKKGGGGKAKAKDKAAPSNSKKKEWGGKHTGGASVGAPDPAQTPALIAHGSLDLVDDYGEEEERLRQFDMDMRYGPCIGLGRLQRWERAAAMGLNPPPDVARILQRPSAALECLWDGRV
- the LOC109707474 gene encoding pentatricopeptide repeat-containing protein At3g22150, chloroplastic-like, whose protein sequence is MSSSSSSLVPPLLVLCPSNAATSSSSSRLPPLLPSSPTTPAATIREESDHAKSPKRPTALLRARLSRLCKEGRLDRARRLFDSILPGAADPPPTLLWNTLLIGYVCNSLPDDALRLYALMNMNNSFPRSASASASASDSDHYTYSSALKACAHSRRLRLGRSIHCHLIRRSSAPPKNPVLNNSLLNMYACASDPEPARPDVVRALFDRMPRRNAVSWNTVVAWYVRSCRPNDALALFKCMIEAGIRPSTVSFVNVFPAVAAADGVICHDALYGLLIKHGKEYADDLFVVSSAICMFSELGDIKSARQVFDRADDKNTEVWNTMINGHVQNGQYVEAIDLFLQILGSEAVNADGVTFLSSLMAISQLQDVKLGQQVHAYLIKDNLSAVPLIVRNALIIMYSRCGRVQSAFDLFCQMPKRDIVSWNTMITCFVQNGFDLEGLLLVYEMQKKGLIVDSVTSTALLSAASNLSSIRIGKETHGYLLRHGIQFEGMESYLVDMYAKSGCVETARQLFDGNSPPNRDQVTWNAMIAGYTQSGQTEQAITVFRAMLEEGWEPNAVTLSPLLSACDPVGGIQAGKQIHGFAIRHYLDDNVFVGTALVDMYSKCGDIFAAERVFEGMPVKNTVTYTTMLSALGQHGLGARALSLFHTMEKLGTKPDAVTFVAVISACSYSGLVDDGLAVYYSMEKFGIAATPEHHCCVVDLMGRAGRVEEVYEFVNSLGEDGNFVGIWGSLLAACKVHGKLELGKLVSERLFQLEEEYGIAGYHVLHSNLHAVEGNWDNVDRVRKEMRERGLRKVPGSSWIYVDNAAHRFNSRDQKHPENFQIYSMLQELTLEMKSSGFKTLDPCILDGVAEF